The window GATACATATGCAAGGTGCTTCATTatcttttatttatatttatactaaatataaagttgaagtttttgatgagtataaaatattaaaattacaaGATTATCCTCATATATAGGTGTTTTGTGCCTCTTGATGCAGGTTTAAATAATTTAGAGAGCTTGAATCTGGATTCATTTAGAATTCGGGATAATGAACTAATTAACTTAGCAGGTGATTCTTTTGTTTCTTTTAACTCTTTCATGTAAAAAAATAAGGTTAGTTTCTTTCTTTGCTTAATAGTAAGTTCATTACTTTTTTTATATTAGTTAACATCAATTGATTAATAAGGTGAATTTGTTGTTTTATACAGTACActggataacataacaactagctAATGATACAAGCGCTTACTTGCCATCCATACCACTTGGTGGACATAAACCCTAAGATATCATACTTTGGCATGGatagaagctttggaggaaacgagactcaagaaAACACAAAGAGAGTtcttggcacatagtaagctagataatgcaattgtatataaattctGCTTCTCTTGAGTTCATTTTGTTATTACATTTACTCaatattggaataattatttgtatttgacatattagtgaaatgaattatctttgttatttatggtattttattttgtattattggaataattatttgtattttacaTATTAGTGAAATAAACTACGTAAATGGTTGTTGAAGTGTATGacatgcaaatgcgtgtcatctttatttatgacaggggctttaatgatacgcaatgtgTGTCCTAAATGTGCgttgtaaggttacgacatgcaaatgcgtgtcgtcttcctttatgacagggccttccttgatacgcattgcgtgtcgtaactgtgtgtcgtaaatgcgtgtagtaaatgcgcatcgtaaatgcacgtcgtaaatagacgacgcgcaaaagcgtgtcgtctctcgttatgacagggccttccttgacacgcatttgtgcgtcgtctaAGCGTTTTACGACAtgcattgtgcgtcgtaaaaggttgtttttctagtagtgtaaccAAAGTAAGTCGTAAGATTTAAGACGAAGATGATCAAGGTGATCAATAAAAGAATTGCAACCTTCATCAAGGTTCAGTAGCTAGTGGATAGAGCTGCTATCTATTGTGATATAGGTCAACCCCCTATGATCAAGAAGAAAGAATAGATTGTTAACAAAATAAGGAAGGTGTCTTCCATGTTAGTAATTGTCTCATAAAGGTagcaatatatttatttatttatttgttgtgTCGTGCAATGGAAGTCATTAGAGTGTAACTATTCAGTATGTTACTATACCCGAAGTAAAGACCAAATCTTGGGCTGAGTTTATGATCCAATTTAGGAAGGAGTAGGAGCCtccaataaaaatatagtttgtgaATCAAGATCTTTGGACCAAAGATCCATCAACGGATGAAAGATACAAGTGCATGTTTAAGCATCACCTTCACGAATAAGTTCAAACTTATTTGATTTTCACTCAGAAGGATAGGAGATCTGCACTCGTTGTTACTGACATGTGAAGTAGCAAGTGTCTTGTGTGAATTGCACCTAAGAATTTTAGATTTGATTAGGAGGATCATTGCAAAGGGTCAATTGGATCACGACAAGGTTGAGAGTCCTAAAAAAGAAGGAGAAATTGTAATGAGATCAAAACTTGTCGCTATTGCTAGTGATTTTTCATTATGTTAGTAAAAACCTCTTATACCAATTCGTATATGTGTGCATTGGTGGAAAAATTCACGCTTGTCTTGATCTTGATCAGTGTATGGTCTTGTGATGTGAGATGATCATTCGTAGTATGCACAATCTATAATACTATGTTGGAGTCGTTAGAGTGGTTGATATGATAATCAAGAGTTTCTTCTAAGAAGAAAAGGAGCTACTAATCGCATAAGCAGAGCCAGTTGGGCTTTGATTGGTTCTGAGTAGCAACAAATGGGAGTTCAGACCCAAGTGGGGAGAACCAAACATTAAGGAAAAAGTGCGAAAGGCAACTCGATTTTGGTTCGGCTTCAACTTCTAAGAGAGTTGAAACACAAGAAGCTGAGGGAGAGCTATTAGCTTTGGTTGTTTTATGTTGATGATAGAATGGATGGAAAGTGATAAAATGAAACCAAATATTGTGAGGGGATTTGAAACCATATCTACAGGTAACGGGAATGATCTTATCTTAGATCATATCATAAAGTGTCATAGGATGGTGTAGAAGCACAATGTGTTGTGAGTTATAACTGACCAATTGATAAAAGGATACATTTACGAGTATCACATGCATAGATGATTGGTCTATAGAGAATGTTTTCATATaatcaaattaaatatttttggtTTAAGATTATCCTCTGAATTTCTTAAAAGTACTTATGTTAGTGATAAAATGAAAACAGTTATGACCATCAAAGTCGAAACCCAAAGGGGAAAAGGATCAGTAAAGATCGTTAACTTTGTCATCTAAATCCTTAATAGATGAGGAGAATAGTTGTGTAGTAAATTGTGTAGTGTGGTGTAGTAGTATGCACTTCTAGGCCCCTTCCCGGCTACTGGATCACTCCAGTGCTTCAAGTACTACGAACCCTCTGCCATCCATTGCAACAGAGCCCTTTCATGAGCGGGGGAGGGCTAAGCACAGTTCTTTGAATCAAACGTTGAATGAAATAGATTCTTTTTTCGATATCAAAATAAAAATCCACTGTCTTTTTTCACTTAGGCGCACTGCGTGCCATTGGTAATGATTCTACTATGGTGCCACAAATTCGCAAGCTGATCCTAAGTAATCGTTGTTGTTGATTGGATTCCAGAGGAACTACTTCGTTAGGATTGAGGAATTGCTGTGATTCTTCCTGAATAGCCTGGATTCTCCCGTCGAGAGTCTCTTTGAAGTCTTACCTAAACTCTTCCGACTGAATACGATAAAGCCTATAAAACAACGAGCTACTATCATTTCTTCATTATAGATTGAGATCTTCTTCGAAGTTGATGCACAAATAGATAGAATTGCAGCAAATAGCAGCATGAATATGGTAGTTCATTCATAGAAAAACTTTAATCAACTTAGTTGATGTTTCATTAAGGGAACAAGGTCGGTATGCTGGCAAGCTATCATAAACGAACCTAAAACATTATTTTAAGACAATAAAGTGACATGATTTAGTACTGTGGAGGCACAACACATATACATTTATTACATGGGAAAATAGAAGAGAGTGGCAGTAGTCTCATTTATTCGTAGAGTTTGTGACTTCAGGAACAAAATCATCCTATGTGGGGATAGTTGTATTGTAATGTCGTAAATTAGGCTAGATATTTTAATTGATTTTAGTTATAATTATTCATATTATTGAATAACTAAAAATACCGAATATGATAACTATTTGTTCTCTGTGTTGCGGGCATATAAATATCAATTAAATATATGCACCTTATATGAACAAATATTAAGTATATAATATCTGTTGAAAAGCTTATTATAAAATGCATCATTGAAGCgaaaaaatgaagtttaaaaataaaagattatttaggatgaataatcttaacgaaagttgtagtattcgtgaTGACAATTTTTTAagtataaagaacgccaaaatttgacttcatatgagaaagttatgggtTTTCAAAGTTTCGTGTTGAACCCTACACAACAATGTGTCATAAAAAGTGAAATTAAGATAGATCAATTGTGAAACATTAGCATTCCAGGTGTTTTTCTTTTTTCCCTTAAGCTTAGAAATTCATGCATTTTGGTCACTAGATGAGTATGTTGGGCGCATGCTAGGAGTATGATGGGTGTGCTGGGTCGATGGCATGGTCGTGTAGGCACCCACGTATGCAAGGCATATGTGGAGGTACACAAGGTGTATGGTTACCATGGGTAAACCTTAATTTTTAGAGTTTGTGCCtgatttaaacaccttaagttgctCATGGACTTTCTTATGACCAGCTTCCAACTCTCTAAACCctaagaatgaaaccctaattgcctTTCGAGTGTTTTGAGCTCGATAGTGAAATTTGAAGGTATttttggtgatcttgaaggaagaagaactcttggaagttgcattggtgtggctagagcttgtagatccagaatcatCTCCAACTTGGAAagattttggaggtataaagctcttatgTTGATGGTTCTTTTGATAAATCTAGTTGGGGcttgtttttataattttatggTCCTTTAAGCCATGATTGAGAGTGTGAGCTACTCCATAAGCTAGGGATGGTAGATCTTATCAGTTTTGAGGTCCTTTGTACacaaaaatgcaatcttgatggGTTATATTCGACCATGCATGATTTAGGGTTCTTATTATGGGTTTTATTGAGTATTAagtcccattaagacatgcaaatGAGTAAAGGTACCAACTTTACGTGTCAATACATCATTCAAGATCAGATATGGGATATGGACTTAGTGGCTCAAccgattaagcacttaatgttgAGTTTGGATTActatggagtacgttgggcgtacccaactCATACACAATGCGTACTGGCCAAACATAGCGTACGTAGGGCATACTCAGTAGTTGTTGACTTTTAAACTCCCAAACCTTTCTTTACCTTATGTTAAATTGTGATGTATGGAATGTAACTTGTTTATAGTCCATCGATTTTGGCTGAAATGATTAAACTTGATGGTTGCCCCAACCTAATCATGTGAGGAACTCCATTGCATATTTTTTACTCTTTCTTGACCTAATTAGGTCTAGTTCCCTCAAGAACAAGAGATTTCATTTGTATTTATTATTTATGCATTTTTACTTGGATATTTTTCCAACAGAATGCatacaacaattgaatattgattTCCAATTCTATCGGCATGGAATCATTAATTCCAATTCCGTTGGAATGAAATATGAATATTTTCTCACTAATTTATGCATGTTCTACACTTCTTGGTTATTGGTTTTTGTGCAATTCATAAGTCCATATATTTTTTCAAAggaatttagttttttatttttcatttgctaATGCATTATTGGATTCTAAACTATAATTTGATTTGTTTTCATAAAAGTTGAtacttgaagaacggaccacaaaattgaaagtgattcatagcaacattattcttttagaatttattagtgtctttgttagatttggatgttttttttcccaatttgaaagttttttttgttttattctttaacaataaatgtatttTTAGCAATGgttacccgtattctataagaactaatgtaatttttgtttttattcttcaattgatagttcaagaatttgttattctacaaaagtttttaaagtcatgatcaagaaataggtttaagaatttttttttattattattttatcattcaagaattttttttatttttgaaaatattcataaacatattctgtcagaatgtccgaattaaaataattataattcgtaaattcgtatttttaaaattaatagaatctataatCCCTTAAAATACgcaattttcctttatttataataattgactaaaatacccttgtaattaaattagatgtatttttcaattttatttaattcaataatatatattaattaatttcttaaaataagtaaaataattGGTCCACAATCATTCCTATATCCATACAGTTATTAATTAGAATACAATaatctaagcatatatatatatatatatatatatatatatatatatataatatatatatatatatatatatatcaatgttttaaaaaccagttTTTTAGTTAAACGAGTATGGTGACCGGTTTCCAGTTCAACCagtttaaccggttcgaccgcaAAGTGAACcaatttctatatttttcatgttttttcctatttctacacatacatacatatataaatcatgaatttgatgtttacaagttcaacattaaaaaaaatataaaaataagttgtagataaattcaaatacattaaaataacacataaccataagttttgtGTTTTACATTAATCCATATatgttaaaaagaaaataaagtataatgcCGAAACTAAATATGGTTTTGGATGAATAACAACACAtcaaaaaaactttataacatttaccatatgtttttattttgaaaaaactaaatagatatgaaaaaaataaccaatgtttattatgtaaatagttcattttcatgttttttattcGGTTTCatcggtttattttgaccggttcaaccgggtttCTCAAAAAACCGGTCGGTTCAATTCGGTTTAGAAATTAATGTAAAACCGATGATAGTTGAATCTCTCCTTCTCCGGTTCCTGGTCCAACCTGTTCGACtggctgatatatatatatatatatatatatatatatatatatatatatatatatatatatatatatatatatatatatatatatatatatatatatatatatatatatatatatatatatatatatatatatatatatgccaaacAACTTTTACACAAGCTTACAAAAGTTACAACGTGTTGTCACAAACTTACAGTACACTTCCATTCTCTTATCTTGCGAATCCAATTGCTAttcaaaaaaattattgttaAAGTTCATTTTACCCGGGAATTTTAAAacttgtatgctattatatatggTTTTTGTTAAAAAATAAACCAACGGCGTTCTAAAGAAGATCATAAAATACTATCCGACGTTTCTCAAATAacctttttatttataaaagtatcCCTCATTCTTAGTGAAATTAAAATATGCAATAATTAAAGTTGTCTGCGATAAACAAGATGACAAAAGATTTAGCTGTCAAATGTGTAACGTCTACGTTACATtcgccctttaaatagggtacactcTTCACTTCTACAGGTCACCTTACCATTGATATCAAACCCTAGCAGCTAAATTCATTCTCTAGCTAGCCATGGCAACTAACTCCATTGCTTGCagtatcttcatcttcttcctcatctgCAACATCACATTCTCCAATGCTTGTGGTTCATGCACACCCTCGACGCCACTACCACCAAAAGGCCCCCCAGCAAACCCCTTTTGTCCTCGGGACACTCTGAAGCTTGGAGTTTGCGCCGACGTTCTTGGTCTGGTCAATGTAGTCGTCGGATCTCCAGCATCTAGCAAGTGTTGCGCGTTGCTTGAGGGTTTGGTTGATCTTGAAGTTGCAGCTTGTCTTTGCACAGCCATTAAAGCTAATGTGTTGGGAATCAACCTCAATGTCCCAATCTCTTTAAGCTTGTTAGTTAGTGCATGTGGCAAGACCCTCCCACCAGGGTTCAAATGCGAATGAGCACATGAGATCTATCGATCCATTTTCATATAAGGTTATAACACCGTTGTTTAATTCattcttcatttttattttatcttaaaatgaaaatgaaatgGATTAAACAAAATGGGTTGCATTTTTTTAACGTTTAAATTGTGAATTTGTCAATGGGGTTCTTAAATAGGGTTTTCTTTTGTCATAAGCATTGTGGTTTGTTTTATTCCTCTGGATTTTGTCGTATGTATGTTTGATTTGGTGTCAATAAGTAGGCAATAATTATTGCCTAAGTGTGATatgattttgttatttatttaccATGATTTTATTAACTTTGAAAGCAATTGTATATTCGATTGAATTTTGCATGTGTATATTCGTACTCTATAATGGTATAATTAATGTGATTGTGATGTgttgaatattttaaattttttattataaaagatGGATTCTGGCGGTGGAAACGATTTGCTCTTCACTGATTTCCATTAGATGTTCCTATATGGTTATATGTAACAACATGTATAAACGAGTAAAAAAAGAAGTTTAAGGAGAGTTCTATTATGGTTTTAAATCTATTTAAAGATCATTGGTTTAGTGTACACTTTCGgattaaagtgttatatatagtATGAAACTATGaaatttctttttatttcaaaaatcaataaat of the Lactuca sativa cultivar Salinas chromosome 6, Lsat_Salinas_v11, whole genome shotgun sequence genome contains:
- the LOC111883128 gene encoding 14 kDa proline-rich protein DC2.15 — encoded protein: MATNSIACSIFIFFLICNITFSNACGSCTPSTPLPPKGPPANPFCPRDTLKLGVCADVLGLVNVVVGSPASSKCCALLEGLVDLEVAACLCTAIKANVLGINLNVPISLSLLVSACGKTLPPGFKCE